From one Meles meles chromosome 18, mMelMel3.1 paternal haplotype, whole genome shotgun sequence genomic stretch:
- the NEK8 gene encoding serine/threonine-protein kinase Nek8 isoform X6, with the protein MEKYERIRVVGRGAFGIVHLCLRKADQKLVIIKQIPVEQMTKEERQAAQNECQVLKLLNHPNVIEYYENFLEDKALMIAMEYAPGGTLAEFIQKRCNSLLEEETILHFFVQILLALHHVHTHLILHRDLKTQNILLDKHRMVVKIGDFGISKILSSKSKAYTVVGTPCYISPELCEGKPYNQKSDIWALGCVLYELASLKRAFEAANLPALVLKIMSGTFAPISDRYSPELRQLVLSLLSLEPSQRPPLSHIMAQPLCIRALLNLHTDLGSVRMRRAEKPLVPGPPMAPGCSPGSRTTGPRCRGIPRGPPRPAIPPPLSSVYAWGGGLSSPLRLPMLNTEVVQVAAGRTQKAGVTRSGRLILWEAPPLGAGGGALLPGAVEQQQPQFVSRFLEGQSGVTIKHVACGDLFTACLTDRGIIMTFGSGSNGCLGHGSLNDLSQPTIVEALLGYEMVQVACGASHVLALSTERELFAWGRGDGGRLGLGTRESHSCPQQVSMPPGQEAQRVICGIDSSMILTVPGRALACGSNRFNKLGLDSLSLGEEPAPHQQVEEALSFTPLGSAPLDQEPLLSVDLGTAHSAAVTASGDCYTFGSNQHGQLGTHARRVSRAPCQVQGLQNIKIAMVACGDAFTVAIGTEGEVYSWGKGARGRLGRRDEDAGLPRPVQLQETHPYTVTSVSCCHGNTLLAVRPVTDEPIPP; encoded by the exons ATGGAGAAGTACGAGCGGATCCGAGTGGTGGGGAGAGGTGCCTTCGG GATTGTGCACCTGTGTCTGCGCAAGGCTGACCAGAAGCTGGTGATCATTAAGCAGATCCCAGTGGAGCAGATGACCAAAGAAGAGCGTCAGGCAGCCCAAAATGAGTGCCAGGTCCTCAAGCTGCTCAACCACCCCAATGTCATCGAGTACTATGAGAACTTCCTGGAGGACAAGGCACTCATGATTGCCATGGAGTATGCACCAG GTGGCACGCTGGCCGAGTTTATCCAGAAGCGCTGTAATTCCCTGCTGGAGGAGGAGACCATCCTACACTTCTTTGTGCAGATCCTGCTCGCCCTGCACCACGTGCACACCCATCTTATCCTGCACCGGGACCTCAAGACTCAAAACATCCTTCTCGACAAACACCGTATGGTTGTCAAGATCGGGGACTTCGGCATCTCCAAGATCCTTAGTAGCAAGAGCAAGGCCTACACG GTGGTAGGCACCCCGTGCTACATCTCCCCTGAACTGTGTGAGGGCAAGCCTTACAACCAGAAGAGTGACATCTGGGCCCTGGGCTGTGTCCTTTATGAACTGGCCAGCCTTAAGAGGGCCTTTGAAGCCGCG AACCTGCCAGCACTGGTCCTGAAGATCATGAGTGGCACCTTTGCACCAATCTCTGACCGGTACAGCCCTGAACTGCGCCAGCTTGTCCTCagtctgctcagcctggagccctcGCAGCGGCCACCGCTCAGCCACATTATGGCGCAGCCCCTCTGCATCCGGGCCCTCCTCAACCTTCACACCGACCTGGGCAGTGTCCGCATGAGGAG agcagagaagccCCTGGTCCCCGGGCCACCCATGGCCCCAGGCTGCAGCCCAGGGAGCAGGACCACCGGCCCCCGCTGCAGGG GTATACCCCGGGGACCCCCACGGCCAGCCATTCCGCCACCACTGTCGTCCGTGTACGCGTGGGGCGGCGGGCTGAGCTCCCCGCTGCGGCTGCCGATGCTCAACACAGAAGTGGTCCAGGTGGCGGCGGGACGCACGCAGAAGGCGGGCGTCACGCGCTCCGGGCGCCTCATCTTGTGGGAG GCCCCGCCCCTAGGCGCGGGAGGGGGCGCCCTCCTGCCTGGGGCCGtggagcagcagcagccccagTTCGTCTCCCGTTTCCTGGAGGGCCAGTCGGGCGTGACTATCAAGCATGTGGCCTGTGGGGACCTCTTCACGGCCTGCCTGACCG ACCGAGGTATCATCATGACCTTTGGCAGTGGCAGCAATGGGTGCTTAGGCCATGGCAGCCTCAATGACCTCAGCCAG cccACCATTGTGGAGGCCCTGCTGGGCTATGAGATGGTGCAGGTGGCCTGTGGAGCGTCCCATGTGTTGGCCCTGTCCACTGAGCGAGAACTCTTTGCCTGGGGCCGCGGAGACGGTG GCCGGCTGGGACTGGGTACCAGGGAGTCTCACAGCTGCCCCCAGCAGGTGTCCATGCCCCCAGGACAGGAAGCCCAGCGGGTGATATGTGGCATTGACTCTTCTATGATCCTCACTGTCCCGGGCCGAGCCCTGGCCTGTGGGAGTAACAG GTTCAACAAGCTGGGCCTGGACTCCCTGtccctgggggaggagcctgcccCCCACCAGCAGGTGGAGGAGGCCCTGAGCTTCACACCACTAGGCTCTGCACCCCTTGACCAGGAGCCCCTGCTCAGTGTGGACCTGGGCACTGCTCACTCAGCTGCCGTGACTG CCTCTGGCGACTGCTACACTTTCGGCAGCAATCAGCATGGGCAGTTGGGTACCCATGCCCGCCGGGTCAGCAGGGCACCTTGTCAAGTCCAAGGCCTGCAGAACATCAAGATAGCAATGGTGGCCTGCGGGGATGCCTTCACTGTAGCCATCGGGACAG
- the PROCA1 gene encoding protein PROCA1 isoform X2, producing the protein MSLTYVNRLPGWDRGHLLAGVPSSTDASTFSSEGEFKDPDRCCWKHKQCTGHVIHPSFPSDYGHHNLHLHSISHCDCESRLKDCSEKTNSDKSQDVGPTCSQDEGPTCFNIIQSPCFELIPEEECVERFWYGWCKSYRPVSVAVIHHPIHHDYVPDDLNEEEEEEEEEASKPPIPTQVGPATTAPADTGLGTVTTTPDSAAPITIWRSESPTGKSQGNKVIKKVKKKKEKEKDKEEELDEKPKPKKKVKKGKLMKKKSPVKSESSPPDLSRSISPRELTRMSESSPDSREDLESEDSYNDPRREEPSSDDIVESSSPRKREKNTVQTKKAGAKTSPVKKVKRKSPPGSNPNLS; encoded by the exons ATGAGCCTTACCT ATGTCAACAGGTTACCCGGCTGGGACAGAGGACATCTGCTGGCTGGTGTGCCCTCTAGCACTGATGCATCTACCTTCTCCTCTGAAG GCGAATTCAAAGACCCGGACAGGTGCTGCTGGAAACACAAGCAGTGCACTGGGCATGTCAtccacccctccttcccctcgGACTATGGCCACCACAACCTGCACCTGCACTCCATCAGCCACTGCGACTGTGAGTCTAG GCTGAAGGACTGCTCAGAGAAGACAAATAGCGACAAGTCCCAAGATGTGGGCCCAACCTGCTCCCAAGATGAGGGTCCAACATGTTTCAACATCATCCAGTCCCCTTGCTTTGAGCTCATCCCAGAGGAGGAGTGTGTGGAGCGGTTCTGGTATGGCTG gtGCAAAAGCTATAGGCCTGTCTCTGTGGCAGTGATCCACCATCCCATCCACCATGACTATGTGCCAGATGACCtgaatgaagaggaggaggaggaggaggaggaagcaagcaagCCTCCCATTCCCACCCAGGTGGGGCCTGCCACCACTGCCCCCGCTGACACAGGCCTGGGCACCGTCACAACTACCCCGGACTCGGCAGCTCCCATCACTATCTGGCGCTCCGAGAGCCCCACAGGGAAGTCCCAGGGCAACAAGGTGATCAAgaaggtaaagaagaaaaaagaaaaggagaaagacaaggaAGAGGAGCTGGATGAGAAGCCAAAGCCGAAGAAAAAAGTCAAGAAGGGCAAGCTGATGAAGAAGAAAAGCCCGGTTAAATCAGAATCTTCACCTCCGGACTTGAGCCGATCAATAAGCCCCAGAGAGCTGACCAGGATGTCAGAGTCCAGCCCAGACAGCCGGGAAGACCTGGAGAGTGAGGACAGTTACAATGACCCCCGGCGAGAGGAGCCCTCCAGTGATGATATCGTGGAGTCTTCGTCacccaggaagagagagaagaacacGGTCCAGACTAAGAAAGCTGGGGCGAAGACCTCACCAGTCAAGAAGGTCAAGAGGAAATCTCCCCCAGGATCCAACCCCAATCTCAGTTGA
- the RAB34 gene encoding ras-related protein Rab-34, with protein sequence MNILAPVRRDRVLADLPQCLRKEAALHVHKDFHPRVICACQEHRTGTVGFKISKVIVVGDLSVGKTCLINRFCKDTFDKNYKATIGVDFEMERFEVLGIPFSLQLWDTAGQERFKCIASTYYRGAQAIIIVFNLNDVASLEHTKQWLADALKENDPSSVLLFLVGSKKDLSTPAQYVLMEKDALKVAQEMKAEYWAVSSLTGENVREFFFRVAALTFEANVLAELEKSGARRIGDVVRIHSDDSNLYLTASKKKPTCCP encoded by the exons ATGAACATTCTGGCTCCGGTGCGGAGGGACCGCGTCCTGGCGGACCTGCCCCAG TGCCTGAGGAAGGAGGCCGCTTTGCACGTGCACAAAGACTTCCACCCCCGCGTCATCTGCGCCTGCCAGGAGCACCGGACAGGCACCGTGGG ATTTAAGATCTCCAAAGTCATTGTGGTAGGGGACCTGTCCGTGGGGAAGACTTGTCTCATCAACAG GTTCTGCAAAGACACTTTTGATAAGAATTACAAGGCCACCATTGGAGTGGACTTTGAGATGGAACGATTTGAGGTGTTGGGCATCCCCTTCAGTCTGCAGCT ctGGGATACTGCTGGACAGGAGAGGTTCAAGTGCATTGCATCAACCTATTACCGAGGAGCTCAAG CCATTATCATTGTCTTCAACCTGAATGATGTGGCCTCCTTGGAACATACCAA ACAGTGGCTAGCCGATGCCCTCAAGGAGAACGACCCGTCCAGTGTGCTGCTCTTCCTTGTGGGTTCCAAGAAGGATTTGAGT ACTCCCGCTCAGTACGTGCTGATGGAGAAAGACGCACTCAAGGTGGCCCAAGAGATGAAGGCTGAGTACTGGGCGGTCTCCTCTCTCACTG GTGAAAATGTCCGGGAATTCTTCTTCCGTGTGGCAGCGCTGACCTTTGAGGCCAACGTGCTGGCTGAGCTAGAGAAATCAGGGGCCCGGCGCATTGGGGATGTTGTCC GCATCCACAGTGATGACAGCAACCTCTACCTAACTGCCAGCAAGAAGAAGCCCACGTGTTGCCCGTGA
- the TLCD1 gene encoding TLC domain-containing protein 1 isoform X2, translated as MPPLLHPALPLLLGATLTFRALRRALSRLPLPEHVRADPLRTWRWHNLLVSFAHSIVSGVWAVLCLWQTPEMLVEIETAWSLSGYLLACFSAGYFIHDTVDIVISRQTRASWEYLVHHVMALGAFFAGIFWNSFVGGGVLTLLVEVSNIFLTIRMMMKINNAQHLLLYRVNKLLPWTCPQPATQRQVFDRVKGTKPATCGKKSKHSQEQASPCKRISPKSGASSEDMLCTYH; from the exons ATGCCCCCACTGCTGCACCCCGCCCTGCCGCTGCTTCTGGGCGCCACGCTGACCTTCCGGGCCCTCCGGCGCGCGCTCAGCCGCCTGCCCCTGCCGGAGCACGTGCGCGCCGACCCCCTGCGCACCTGGCGCTGGCACAACCTGCTGGTCTCCTTCGCCCACTCCATTGTGTCCGGGGTCTGGGCAGTGCTGTG TCTGTGGCAGACCCCCGAAATGCTGGTGGAGATTGAGACGGCATGGTCGCTTTCTGGCTATCTGCTCGCTTGCTTCTCTGCAG GGTATTTCATCCACGACACGGTGGACATCGTGATTAGTCGTCAGACACGAGCTTCTTGGGAATACCTCGTTCATCATGTCATG GCCCTGGGTGCCTTCTTTGCAGGCATCTTCTGGAACAGTTTTGTTGGTGGGGGAGTCCTAACATTGCTGGTGGAGGTCAGCAACATATTCCTCACCATTCGCATGATGATGAAGATCAACAATGCCCAGCACCTCCTCCTGTACCGGGTCAACAA ACTTCTGCCCTGGACGTGTCCCCAGCCAGCGACACAAAGACAAGTTTTTGACAGAGTGAAAGGCACAAAGCCTGCAACTTGTGGCAAGAAGAGCAAACACAGCCAAGAACAAGCCTCACCATGTAAGAGAATTAGCCCCAAGTCTGGGGCATCTTCTGAGGACATGCTCTGCACCTACCATTGA
- the PROCA1 gene encoding protein PROCA1 isoform X3, with the protein MWVRTTLRIERWTKEKTEDNASIWDESSTDVNRLPGWDRGHLLAGVPSSTDASTFSSEGEFKDPDRCCWKHKQCTGHVIHPSFPSDYGHHNLHLHSISHCDCESRCKSYRPVSVAVIHHPIHHDYVPDDLNEEEEEEEEEASKPPIPTQVGPATTAPADTGLGTVTTTPDSAAPITIWRSESPTGKSQGNKVIKKVKKKKEKEKDKEEELDEKPKPKKKVKKGKLMKKKSPVKSESSPPDLSRSISPRELTRMSESSPDSREDLESEDSYNDPRREEPSSDDIVESSSPRKREKNTVQTKKAGAKTSPVKKVKRKSPPGSNPNLS; encoded by the exons ATGTGGGTCAGGACGACACTGAGGATTGAAAGGTGGACTAAGGAAAAGACTGAGGACAATGCCAGCATCTGGGATGAGAGCAGCACTG ATGTCAACAGGTTACCCGGCTGGGACAGAGGACATCTGCTGGCTGGTGTGCCCTCTAGCACTGATGCATCTACCTTCTCCTCTGAAG GCGAATTCAAAGACCCGGACAGGTGCTGCTGGAAACACAAGCAGTGCACTGGGCATGTCAtccacccctccttcccctcgGACTATGGCCACCACAACCTGCACCTGCACTCCATCAGCCACTGCGACTGTGAGTCTAG gtGCAAAAGCTATAGGCCTGTCTCTGTGGCAGTGATCCACCATCCCATCCACCATGACTATGTGCCAGATGACCtgaatgaagaggaggaggaggaggaggaggaagcaagcaagCCTCCCATTCCCACCCAGGTGGGGCCTGCCACCACTGCCCCCGCTGACACAGGCCTGGGCACCGTCACAACTACCCCGGACTCGGCAGCTCCCATCACTATCTGGCGCTCCGAGAGCCCCACAGGGAAGTCCCAGGGCAACAAGGTGATCAAgaaggtaaagaagaaaaaagaaaaggagaaagacaaggaAGAGGAGCTGGATGAGAAGCCAAAGCCGAAGAAAAAAGTCAAGAAGGGCAAGCTGATGAAGAAGAAAAGCCCGGTTAAATCAGAATCTTCACCTCCGGACTTGAGCCGATCAATAAGCCCCAGAGAGCTGACCAGGATGTCAGAGTCCAGCCCAGACAGCCGGGAAGACCTGGAGAGTGAGGACAGTTACAATGACCCCCGGCGAGAGGAGCCCTCCAGTGATGATATCGTGGAGTCTTCGTCacccaggaagagagagaagaacacGGTCCAGACTAAGAAAGCTGGGGCGAAGACCTCACCAGTCAAGAAGGTCAAGAGGAAATCTCCCCCAGGATCCAACCCCAATCTCAGTTGA
- the PROCA1 gene encoding protein PROCA1 isoform X1 yields MWVRTTLRIERWTKEKTEDNASIWDESSTDVNRLPGWDRGHLLAGVPSSTDASTFSSEGEFKDPDRCCWKHKQCTGHVIHPSFPSDYGHHNLHLHSISHCDCESRLKDCSEKTNSDKSQDVGPTCSQDEGPTCFNIIQSPCFELIPEEECVERFWYGWCKSYRPVSVAVIHHPIHHDYVPDDLNEEEEEEEEEASKPPIPTQVGPATTAPADTGLGTVTTTPDSAAPITIWRSESPTGKSQGNKVIKKVKKKKEKEKDKEEELDEKPKPKKKVKKGKLMKKKSPVKSESSPPDLSRSISPRELTRMSESSPDSREDLESEDSYNDPRREEPSSDDIVESSSPRKREKNTVQTKKAGAKTSPVKKVKRKSPPGSNPNLS; encoded by the exons ATGTGGGTCAGGACGACACTGAGGATTGAAAGGTGGACTAAGGAAAAGACTGAGGACAATGCCAGCATCTGGGATGAGAGCAGCACTG ATGTCAACAGGTTACCCGGCTGGGACAGAGGACATCTGCTGGCTGGTGTGCCCTCTAGCACTGATGCATCTACCTTCTCCTCTGAAG GCGAATTCAAAGACCCGGACAGGTGCTGCTGGAAACACAAGCAGTGCACTGGGCATGTCAtccacccctccttcccctcgGACTATGGCCACCACAACCTGCACCTGCACTCCATCAGCCACTGCGACTGTGAGTCTAG GCTGAAGGACTGCTCAGAGAAGACAAATAGCGACAAGTCCCAAGATGTGGGCCCAACCTGCTCCCAAGATGAGGGTCCAACATGTTTCAACATCATCCAGTCCCCTTGCTTTGAGCTCATCCCAGAGGAGGAGTGTGTGGAGCGGTTCTGGTATGGCTG gtGCAAAAGCTATAGGCCTGTCTCTGTGGCAGTGATCCACCATCCCATCCACCATGACTATGTGCCAGATGACCtgaatgaagaggaggaggaggaggaggaggaagcaagcaagCCTCCCATTCCCACCCAGGTGGGGCCTGCCACCACTGCCCCCGCTGACACAGGCCTGGGCACCGTCACAACTACCCCGGACTCGGCAGCTCCCATCACTATCTGGCGCTCCGAGAGCCCCACAGGGAAGTCCCAGGGCAACAAGGTGATCAAgaaggtaaagaagaaaaaagaaaaggagaaagacaaggaAGAGGAGCTGGATGAGAAGCCAAAGCCGAAGAAAAAAGTCAAGAAGGGCAAGCTGATGAAGAAGAAAAGCCCGGTTAAATCAGAATCTTCACCTCCGGACTTGAGCCGATCAATAAGCCCCAGAGAGCTGACCAGGATGTCAGAGTCCAGCCCAGACAGCCGGGAAGACCTGGAGAGTGAGGACAGTTACAATGACCCCCGGCGAGAGGAGCCCTCCAGTGATGATATCGTGGAGTCTTCGTCacccaggaagagagagaagaacacGGTCCAGACTAAGAAAGCTGGGGCGAAGACCTCACCAGTCAAGAAGGTCAAGAGGAAATCTCCCCCAGGATCCAACCCCAATCTCAGTTGA
- the TLCD1 gene encoding TLC domain-containing protein 1 isoform X1 encodes MPPLLHPALPLLLGATLTFRALRRALSRLPLPEHVRADPLRTWRWHNLLVSFAHSIVSGVWAVLCLWQTPEMLVEIETAWSLSGYLLACFSAGYFIHDTVDIVISRQTRASWEYLVHHVMALGAFFAGIFWNSFVGGGVLTLLVEVSNIFLTIRMMMKINNAQHLLLYRVNKYVNLVMYFLFRLAPQAYLTHFFLRYLGQRTLGTFLLGNLLMLDIMILIYFSRLLRSDFCPGRVPSQRHKDKFLTE; translated from the exons ATGCCCCCACTGCTGCACCCCGCCCTGCCGCTGCTTCTGGGCGCCACGCTGACCTTCCGGGCCCTCCGGCGCGCGCTCAGCCGCCTGCCCCTGCCGGAGCACGTGCGCGCCGACCCCCTGCGCACCTGGCGCTGGCACAACCTGCTGGTCTCCTTCGCCCACTCCATTGTGTCCGGGGTCTGGGCAGTGCTGTG TCTGTGGCAGACCCCCGAAATGCTGGTGGAGATTGAGACGGCATGGTCGCTTTCTGGCTATCTGCTCGCTTGCTTCTCTGCAG GGTATTTCATCCACGACACGGTGGACATCGTGATTAGTCGTCAGACACGAGCTTCTTGGGAATACCTCGTTCATCATGTCATG GCCCTGGGTGCCTTCTTTGCAGGCATCTTCTGGAACAGTTTTGTTGGTGGGGGAGTCCTAACATTGCTGGTGGAGGTCAGCAACATATTCCTCACCATTCGCATGATGATGAAGATCAACAATGCCCAGCACCTCCTCCTGTACCGGGTCAACAAGTATGTCAACTTGGTCATGTACTTTCTCTTCCGCCTGGCCCCTCAGGCCTACCTCACCCACTTCTTCCTGCGTTATTTGGGCCAGAGGACCCTGGGCACCTTTTTGTTGGGTAACCTGCTCATGCTGGACATCATGATCCTCATCTACTTTTCCCGCCTCCTCCGCTCAGACTTCTGCCCTGGACGTGTCCCCAGCCAGCGACACAAAGACAAGTTTTTGACAGAGTGA
- the RPL23A gene encoding 60S ribosomal protein L23a yields the protein MAPKAKKEAPAPPKAEAKAKALKAKKAVLKGVHSHKKKKIRTSPTFRRPKTLRLRRQPKYPRKSAPRRNKLDHYAIIKFPLTTESAMKKIEDNNTLVFIVDVKANKHQIKQAVKKLYDIDVAKVNTLIRPDGEKKAYVRLAPDYDALDVANKVSYLCYELTHHLGPSEVSVSDQNLTFAA from the exons ATGGCGCCGAAAGCTAAGAAGGAAG cccctgcccctcccaaagccgaagccaaagcaaaggctttgaaggccaagaaagcggTGCTGAAAGGCgtccacagtcacaaaaaaaagaagatccgcACATCACCTACGTTCCGACGACCCAAGACTCTGCGTCTCCGAAGGCAGCCCAAATACCCTCGAAAGAGcgcccccaggagaaacaa GCTTGATCACTATGCCATAATCAAGTTCCCCctgactactgagtcagccatgaagaaaatagaagacaacaacacacttgtgttcattgtggatgtcaaggccaacaagcaccagatcaaacaggctgtgaagaagctctatgaCATTGATGTAGCCAAGGTCAACACCTTAATCAG gcctgatggagagaagaaggcatacgttcgactggcccctgactatgatgctttggatgttgccaacaaagTAAGCTACCTGTGCTATGAACTTACCCATCACCTGGGTCCAAGTGAGGTGTCTGTTAGTGACCAAAACCTGACTTTCGCTGCTTAA